The genomic region cagtgatcgattgaatagcatgcatttagttttatttgcattaaagagaagttggaggccacggaaggagagttgtatggcattgaagctcgtctggaggttagttaattaacacagtgtccaaagaagggccagaagtatagagaatggtgtcgtctgcgtagaggtggattagagaatcaccagcagcaagagcgacatcattgatgtatacagagaagagagtcggcccgagagttgaaccctgtggcacccccatagagactgccagaggtccggacaacaggccgtCCGATTTGACATGCTGAgatctatcagagaagtagttggtgaaccaggcgaggcaatcatttgagaatccaaggctgttgagtctgccaataagaatgtggtgatttacagagtcgaaagccttggccaggtcaatgaatacagctgcacagtaatgtctcttatcgatggcggttatgatatcgttaaggaccttgagcgtggctgaggtgcacccatgaccagctcggaaaccagattgcatagcggagaaggtatgatgtgattcaaaatggtcagtaatctgtttctTAACTTCACTTTCGAAGACCTTGGagatgcagggtaggatagatataggtctgtagcagtttgggtctagagtgtctccccctttgaagagggggatgaccacggcagctttccaatctttgggaatctcagacgatacaaaagaaaggttgaacaggctagtaataggggttgcaacaatttcggcagataatttaaaaaagagagggtccagattgtctagcccggctgatttgtaggggtccagattctGCAGCTAAGTAtgaacaccataggaccacgcagccgtcacaccgcttGTAACgaccgttggtggaagaaggtgaggaccaagatgcagcgtggtaagtgttcatcattattttaataaactgaacaatAAATACAGCAAGGAACAAaagaaacaaccgaaacagcaccgtcaggtgcaaaacacactaaacagaaaataactacccacaaaacccatgtgggcaagagctacctaagtatggttctcaatcagagacaacgacagacagctgtccctgattgagaaccatacccggccaaaaacaaagaaatacaaaaacatagataaaagaacatagaacgcccaccctcgtcacaccctggcctaaccaaaatagagaacaaaaagcctctctatggtcagggagtgacagtacccccccccccctccaaaggtGCGGattccggccgcaaaacctgactctaaaggggagggtctgggtgggcccTCTTACGGCGGAGGCTCTTGTGCGGGACGTGGACTGAAGACCCTCATAGAGGgcgccactggactgaggggcgcctctagactgaggggcgcctctggactgaggggctgcgattttggcagctccggagtgaagggcggctctggcagcgccggagtgaagggaggctctggcagcgcaggacaggcgggaggctccggcactctgggctggagggagactctagcagctccgggctggagggagactctggcggcaccgggctggagggagactctggcggcaccgggctggagggagactctggcggctccggtctggagggagactctggcggctccggtctggagggagactctggcggctccgggctggagggagactctggcggctccgggttggagggagactctggctgctccgggctggagggagactctggctgctccgggctggagggagactctggctgctccgggctggagggagactctggctgctccgggctggagggagactctggaggaaggagacggagagacagcctggtc from Oncorhynchus masou masou isolate Uvic2021 chromosome 29, UVic_Omas_1.1, whole genome shotgun sequence harbors:
- the LOC135521164 gene encoding collagen alpha-1(III) chain-like — translated: MNTIGPRSRHTACNDRWWKKYPPPPPKVRIPAAKPDSKGEGLGGPSYGGGSCAGRGLKTLIEGATGLRGASRLRGASGLRGCDFGSSGVKGGSGSAGVKGGSGSAGQAGGSGTLGWRETLAAPGWRETLAAPGWRETLAAPGWRETLAAPVWRETLAAPVWRETLAAPGWRETLAAPGWRETLAAPGWRETLAAPGWRETLAAPGWRETLAAPGWRETLEEGDGETAWSLEEAQDRPGRGGALEVSTKGLHNPSWLDGDFHPARAGRRYRTHWAVQTHGRHSAQQRRRISWPEEMHWRSGEQGWHHLSWLDPHPSPVDAGS